One Novosphingobium sp. G106 DNA segment encodes these proteins:
- a CDS encoding LLM class flavin-dependent oxidoreductase, with translation MELGLLYEFDVPQPWAGEHPWGQRTEERRVYRENIEQIVLADKLGFEAVWLVEHHFRENRSHMPSNEVVLGALSQITERIKLGFGVALMPHEFTHPARVAEKVATVDLLSRGRAIWGMGRSTPMEQIAFGVDIPASKEKMKAAARTVVGMWREEYYEEHSEYLDFPKRMVTPKPYQYPHPPAWMAAATAGSAAMAGENGLGLLCFSIMQPLDKLKEVIDAYRDAQKTAVPLTAVQTNKVGVYTLVHCTDTRDNFDTDRVWESMWWWYKGIAEFHLKWELAHLTPEQQAAAFPLLESRARGEFDITEFDREDMVIVGTPDEVLEKLMRYEEAGVDQLLCYLNFGYLPHEAVMRSIELLGTKVIPELKRRGAVRLAQGLEEQIRKAEHRTDTEALWAEDVKLDHFPD, from the coding sequence ATGGAACTTGGTTTACTCTACGAATTCGACGTACCGCAGCCTTGGGCCGGCGAGCATCCGTGGGGCCAGCGAACTGAAGAACGCCGGGTCTACCGCGAGAACATCGAGCAGATCGTGCTTGCCGACAAATTGGGCTTCGAGGCAGTCTGGCTGGTCGAGCACCACTTCCGCGAGAACCGCAGCCACATGCCGAGCAACGAAGTCGTGCTGGGCGCGCTTTCGCAGATTACCGAGCGAATCAAGCTGGGCTTCGGCGTCGCTCTTATGCCGCACGAGTTCACCCATCCCGCGCGCGTCGCCGAGAAGGTCGCGACCGTCGACCTGCTGTCTCGTGGCCGCGCTATCTGGGGCATGGGCCGCTCGACGCCAATGGAGCAGATCGCGTTCGGCGTCGACATACCCGCGAGCAAGGAGAAGATGAAGGCCGCCGCCCGCACGGTCGTCGGCATGTGGCGGGAGGAATATTACGAGGAGCACTCGGAGTATCTCGACTTCCCCAAGCGGATGGTCACGCCCAAACCCTACCAGTATCCACATCCGCCCGCCTGGATGGCCGCGGCGACCGCAGGCAGCGCGGCTATGGCCGGGGAGAACGGCCTGGGTCTCCTGTGCTTCTCGATCATGCAGCCGCTCGACAAGCTCAAGGAGGTGATCGACGCCTATCGCGATGCCCAGAAGACTGCCGTGCCCTTGACGGCGGTTCAGACGAACAAGGTCGGCGTCTACACACTCGTCCACTGCACCGACACGCGCGACAATTTCGATACGGACCGCGTCTGGGAGTCGATGTGGTGGTGGTACAAGGGGATCGCCGAATTCCACCTCAAGTGGGAACTGGCGCATCTCACTCCCGAGCAGCAGGCAGCCGCCTTTCCGCTGCTGGAATCGCGAGCACGCGGTGAATTCGACATCACCGAGTTCGACCGCGAAGACATGGTCATCGTCGGAACGCCCGACGAGGTTCTCGAAAAGCTGATGCGCTACGAGGAGGCCGGGGTCGACCAGCTGCTTTGCTACCTGAACTTCGGCTACCTGCCGCACGAAGCGGTCATGCGCTCGATCGAGCTGCTGGGCACCAAGGTCATTCCGGAGCTGAAGCGGCGCGGCGCGGTCCGCCTCGCGCAAGGCCTGGAGGAGCAAATCCGCAAGGCCGAGCACCGGACCGACACCGAAGCCCTTTGGGCGGAAGACGTGAAGCTCGATCACTTCCCCGACTGA
- a CDS encoding DUF1153 domain-containing protein, whose translation MHGKQAFRRATVIGPLGELLTMDLLPALTISRWTARRKAEVVAAANGGLLTIEEVCERYALTLEEFSSWQRAVDRSGLLGLRTTHVQRYRGMYQRQQRY comes from the coding sequence GTGCACGGAAAACAGGCGTTCCGTCGCGCGACGGTAATCGGGCCGCTCGGCGAATTGTTGACGATGGATCTGCTGCCGGCACTCACAATCTCGCGCTGGACTGCTCGCCGCAAGGCTGAAGTGGTGGCGGCTGCAAATGGAGGCCTGCTCACCATCGAGGAAGTTTGCGAACGCTACGCACTGACGCTCGAGGAATTTTCGTCCTGGCAGCGTGCTGTCGATCGTTCGGGCTTGTTGGGCCTGCGCACCACACACGTTCAGCGCTACCGCGGTATGTACCAGCGCCAGCAGCGCTACTGA
- a CDS encoding phosphotransferase family protein, whose product MIADLDRTAATLRDLLPGGKAITGIRPLTTGFSNETYLIEGADLILRLPPSAGAMLDGHGVIAQAAIYSELGSAAGAPPVPDIVLSCEDASVLGTPFFVMACVPGESIHDIDLQPWFTAGSDDFRRGICRRWVSAFAGLAKLAPLEVLGKVVSPEDDARMWQAFARAANCAQLVEQYDRLLAVPAPRSGPPAVVHGDTKLSNLMWRDGEVSAVLDWEMALNGEPLADLGYMLYGFEGSYHGSTTPQQQPGMPGRDQVIAWWEEMSGRSAEGVFWHEIAQIAKITAIIAEGTNMWVTGRSQDPKLAYFAKNLDYYLGVMRAMLDGGGF is encoded by the coding sequence ATGATCGCCGATCTCGACCGTACCGCCGCGACTCTGCGGGACCTGCTGCCGGGCGGCAAGGCGATCACCGGTATCCGGCCGCTGACCACGGGCTTCTCCAACGAGACCTATCTGATCGAAGGCGCTGACCTGATCCTGCGGCTGCCACCCTCGGCCGGCGCCATGCTCGACGGTCACGGCGTGATCGCCCAGGCGGCGATCTACAGCGAGCTCGGCTCGGCCGCGGGCGCTCCGCCCGTGCCCGATATCGTGCTGTCCTGCGAGGATGCTTCGGTGCTCGGCACGCCGTTCTTCGTCATGGCGTGCGTGCCGGGCGAGTCGATCCACGACATCGATCTGCAACCCTGGTTCACCGCGGGCAGCGACGATTTCCGCCGCGGGATATGCCGGCGCTGGGTTTCGGCCTTCGCGGGTCTGGCGAAACTGGCGCCGCTGGAGGTGCTGGGCAAGGTCGTCTCGCCCGAGGACGACGCGCGCATGTGGCAGGCCTTCGCCCGGGCCGCGAACTGCGCGCAGCTTGTCGAGCAGTACGATCGCCTGCTGGCCGTCCCCGCCCCGCGCAGCGGGCCGCCGGCGGTGGTCCACGGCGACACCAAGCTGTCCAACCTGATGTGGCGGGATGGCGAAGTCAGCGCCGTGCTCGACTGGGAGATGGCGCTCAACGGCGAGCCGCTCGCCGACCTCGGTTACATGCTCTATGGCTTCGAGGGCTCGTACCACGGATCGACGACGCCGCAGCAGCAGCCGGGCATGCCGGGGCGCGATCAGGTGATCGCCTGGTGGGAGGAAATGTCCGGGCGCTCGGCCGAAGGGGTGTTCTGGCACGAGATCGCGCAGATCGCGAAGATTACCGCGATCATCGCCGAGGGTACCAACATGTGGGTCACCGGCCGCAGCCAGGACCCCAAGCTCGCCTATTTCGCGAAGAATCTCGATTACTACCTCGGCGTCATGCGGGCCATGCTCGACGGCGGCGGGTTCTGA
- a CDS encoding acyclic terpene utilization AtuA family protein: MNTAGKVVRIGGGTAFFDDSFYGHPALIAAGVDYVVYDYLAELTMASLASNSAANPGGFSPNFLRDIEAYLPGILQSGAKIVTNWGGLNPQGAACALQAMLDRLALSARIGVVEGDDLRPRLGQLRSRGIRDMFSGAPLPEHQISSANAYFGGFPIAAALAAGADIVLTGRVVDSALSLGPLIHEFGWTPADYDRLAAGTLVGHLMECSTQVTGGTFTDWEDIPDPSDIGNPIAECRADGTFVVTKPEGTGGLVSIGTVAEQMVYEVSDPQAYFVPDAVCDFSGVSLCQDGPDRVLVEGVRGYPPTDTYKVCATYADGWRAQVYQPIVGMGAAAKARRQAELLFARSNRILRDRNAPPLRAAHVEVIGAETSYGPRSRAQDAREVVAMMSVDHDDLAGVEVFLKEQVCAISAMAPGTAIGLAGNLGRGARPLMHIFSFLLPKVEFTPRVTVGGRELFPGAQADQTFAAAMIARPGEPPVPSDREAEATVPLVKLAWARSGDKGNLFNAGVIARNPAYYPYICAALSAEAVAEWFAHLVDDPKHARVDRYLMPGPRALNFVVHDSLGGGGSLCARIDPLAKAMAQILLEFPVSVSSQMKASLG, translated from the coding sequence ATGAACACAGCAGGCAAGGTCGTTCGCATAGGAGGCGGGACGGCCTTCTTTGACGATAGCTTCTACGGCCATCCGGCGCTCATCGCCGCGGGCGTCGACTACGTGGTCTATGACTATCTCGCCGAACTGACGATGGCGTCGCTCGCAAGCAACAGCGCCGCCAATCCCGGTGGGTTCAGCCCGAACTTCCTGCGCGATATCGAGGCCTACCTTCCGGGCATTCTCCAGTCGGGTGCGAAGATCGTTACCAACTGGGGCGGCCTCAATCCGCAAGGCGCCGCCTGCGCCCTCCAGGCCATGCTGGACCGCCTTGCTCTTTCCGCGCGGATCGGCGTTGTCGAAGGGGACGACCTGCGCCCCCGGCTCGGCCAATTGCGATCGAGAGGGATCCGCGACATGTTCAGCGGAGCGCCGCTTCCCGAACATCAGATCTCCAGCGCCAACGCCTATTTCGGAGGCTTCCCCATCGCAGCCGCTCTCGCGGCCGGTGCGGACATCGTGCTGACCGGCCGGGTCGTCGACAGCGCGCTGTCGCTCGGACCGTTGATCCACGAGTTCGGCTGGACACCTGCCGACTACGATCGTCTCGCGGCCGGCACCCTTGTCGGCCACCTGATGGAATGCAGCACGCAGGTGACCGGCGGCACCTTTACGGACTGGGAGGACATTCCCGATCCATCCGATATCGGCAATCCCATAGCCGAATGCCGCGCCGACGGGACTTTCGTCGTGACCAAGCCGGAAGGCACCGGCGGTCTCGTTTCGATCGGGACGGTTGCCGAGCAGATGGTCTACGAGGTCAGCGACCCGCAGGCCTATTTCGTGCCGGACGCGGTCTGCGACTTCAGCGGCGTCTCGCTGTGCCAGGACGGGCCCGATCGCGTGCTCGTGGAAGGTGTCAGGGGCTATCCGCCCACCGACACTTACAAGGTCTGCGCAACCTATGCGGATGGCTGGCGCGCGCAGGTCTATCAACCGATCGTCGGCATGGGGGCTGCGGCAAAGGCGCGGCGCCAGGCCGAGCTCCTGTTCGCCCGTTCCAATCGCATATTGCGCGATCGCAACGCGCCGCCCCTGCGAGCAGCGCATGTGGAAGTGATCGGCGCGGAAACGAGCTATGGACCCCGTTCGCGTGCGCAGGACGCCCGCGAGGTCGTAGCGATGATGTCGGTCGATCACGACGATCTTGCCGGCGTCGAAGTGTTCCTCAAGGAACAGGTCTGCGCGATCTCGGCCATGGCGCCAGGCACAGCCATAGGCCTCGCCGGTAACCTCGGCCGGGGCGCGAGGCCGTTGATGCACATCTTCAGCTTCCTGCTGCCCAAGGTGGAGTTCACGCCCCGCGTCACGGTCGGCGGCCGAGAGCTTTTTCCTGGGGCGCAGGCGGACCAGACATTCGCGGCGGCCATGATCGCACGGCCAGGCGAACCTCCAGTCCCCTCCGACCGGGAAGCGGAAGCGACTGTCCCATTGGTGAAGCTCGCCTGGGCGCGCAGCGGCGACAAGGGCAATCTTTTCAACGCCGGCGTCATCGCGCGCAATCCGGCGTACTATCCCTACATCTGTGCAGCGCTGAGCGCTGAGGCAGTCGCCGAGTGGTTTGCGCACCTCGTCGATGATCCCAAACATGCCAGGGTCGACCGCTACCTGATGCCGGGCCCGCGCGCGCTCAACTTCGTCGTGCACGATTCTCTTGGCGGAGGCGGAAGCCTCTGCGCGCGCATCGATCCCCTGGCCAAAGCAATGGCGCAGATTCTGCTGGAGTTTCCGGTGTCCGTGTCCTCCCAGATGAAGGCAAGCCTTGGATGA
- a CDS encoding alpha/beta hydrolase: MKPHSYYQAILDANEAAGRPYFHQLSANDARELLRAGIAAAPPPTDLPDLRAVEDRSIEGPHGPIALRIYHPAVEPLGTCVFFHGGGWVIGDLDQTDATCRRLAGLSASTIVSVDYRLAPECCYPQPLDDCWAALNWAAEAFPGPLLVAGESAGGNLAAACTIRARDAAGPALAGQFLAYPVTDHDFETPSYRQVGGRNWLLSAADMHWFWDHYCPPGTDRNLPEISPLHLETMAGLPPAMIVLAEFDPLRDEGMAYARRLAEGGVTVSVRCDASMLHGYLAAAALVPAAGEALRDAARWMKARLREAG; the protein is encoded by the coding sequence ATGAAACCCCATTCCTATTACCAGGCCATTCTCGACGCCAACGAGGCGGCCGGACGCCCCTACTTCCACCAGCTTTCGGCGAACGACGCGCGCGAGCTCCTCCGGGCAGGCATCGCGGCCGCCCCGCCGCCGACCGACCTGCCAGACTTGCGCGCGGTAGAGGACCGGAGCATCGAGGGGCCGCATGGCCCGATCGCCCTGCGTATCTATCATCCCGCGGTCGAGCCGCTGGGAACCTGCGTGTTCTTTCATGGCGGCGGCTGGGTCATCGGTGACCTCGACCAGACCGATGCCACTTGCCGTCGTCTCGCCGGCCTGTCGGCCAGCACAATCGTCAGCGTGGATTACCGACTGGCGCCCGAGTGTTGCTATCCGCAACCGCTCGACGATTGCTGGGCTGCGCTCAACTGGGCGGCGGAAGCCTTTCCCGGCCCCCTGCTGGTGGCCGGCGAAAGTGCAGGCGGCAACCTGGCCGCTGCCTGCACCATCCGCGCGCGCGATGCCGCCGGTCCGGCCCTGGCCGGCCAGTTCCTCGCTTATCCCGTCACCGATCATGATTTTGAAACTCCGTCCTACCGCCAGGTGGGAGGCCGTAACTGGCTCTTGTCGGCAGCAGACATGCATTGGTTCTGGGATCATTATTGCCCCCCTGGGACGGACCGCAACTTGCCGGAAATCTCGCCCTTGCACCTAGAAACGATGGCCGGCTTGCCGCCGGCGATGATCGTCCTCGCTGAGTTCGACCCGCTTCGCGATGAAGGAATGGCCTATGCCCGCCGTCTGGCGGAAGGCGGTGTCACCGTCTCGGTCCGCTGCGACGCGTCCATGCTGCACGGCTATCTCGCGGCCGCAGCCTTGGTCCCGGCGGCCGGAGAAGCACTGCGCGATGCGGCAAGGTGGATGAAGGCGCGCCTCAGGGAAGCCGGCTGA
- a CDS encoding EthD domain-containing protein has product MIKMILLLSRKPGMSLEDFQDYYENRHVPLASSFEGPLIRYRRNYIVDRSVGLADCDCITEVWYDLDGNWRDHRDNIVSPEMAEIIAKDEAQFLDRAATRIVIVEERESAPDTLPGNRERTVAPDR; this is encoded by the coding sequence ATGATCAAGATGATCTTGCTGCTCAGTCGCAAGCCCGGAATGAGTCTCGAGGACTTCCAGGACTACTATGAGAACCGCCATGTTCCCTTGGCCTCGTCATTCGAAGGGCCACTAATCCGTTACAGGCGCAACTACATTGTGGATCGGTCGGTTGGCTTGGCCGACTGCGATTGCATCACGGAGGTCTGGTATGACCTAGACGGAAATTGGCGCGATCACCGTGACAACATCGTTTCGCCCGAAATGGCAGAGATCATCGCGAAGGACGAAGCACAGTTTCTGGACCGCGCCGCGACCCGCATCGTCATCGTCGAGGAGCGCGAAAGCGCTCCGGACACGCTACCTGGCAATCGCGAGCGGACGGTGGCACCTGACCGGTGA
- a CDS encoding acyl-CoA dehydrogenase family protein, whose amino-acid sequence MLDWLSDDQRALRDMAAVFARKEVEPVANQIDAEERTPDELVRKAAELGLYGLYTSEEYGGSGADLVSVCLVSEEIAKASPSFAGMLTVQIVLCPRTVEILGTEEQKRRILPIAASGERLMAYSQSEPGGAANIAAHLTKVIPDESNDLGGYRIDGSKLFCTQGSARTYLVMCKTKDREGSEGYGCVIVEAEDEGFKVAPYEHKLGWRGTNTGPIAFDNVYLEADDILGDILTGGFSHRAANTANLLAHCAVSVGCAQGLFDKTLEQVKQRRLYGREMSELQPVSFWLAEAHGKIAAARALLYDTVRAFEAGTMQPAMSNVCKTFVCETAFDVCVKLLQLWGGSGIMDSTGVNRYMRDARAQCVAEGASEMHYAIIANQLLHGQPTLVPSNIVKKG is encoded by the coding sequence ATGCTAGATTGGCTGAGCGACGACCAGCGCGCGCTGCGCGACATGGCGGCAGTGTTCGCGCGCAAGGAAGTCGAGCCTGTCGCGAACCAGATCGACGCCGAGGAGCGGACGCCGGACGAACTGGTCCGCAAGGCCGCGGAACTCGGCCTCTACGGACTCTATACGTCTGAGGAATATGGCGGGTCGGGCGCGGATCTGGTCTCGGTCTGCCTGGTCAGCGAGGAAATCGCCAAGGCCAGCCCCTCCTTCGCCGGCATGCTCACGGTGCAGATCGTGCTGTGCCCGCGGACGGTCGAGATCCTAGGCACCGAGGAACAGAAGCGCCGCATCCTGCCGATAGCAGCCTCTGGTGAGAGGCTGATGGCCTATTCACAGAGCGAGCCTGGCGGCGCAGCCAATATCGCTGCGCACCTGACCAAGGTCATACCCGACGAGTCTAACGATCTTGGGGGATATCGCATCGACGGCTCGAAGCTGTTCTGCACCCAGGGTTCGGCCAGGACCTACCTCGTCATGTGCAAGACCAAGGACCGCGAGGGCAGCGAAGGCTACGGCTGCGTCATCGTCGAGGCCGAGGACGAGGGCTTCAAGGTCGCGCCCTACGAGCACAAGCTGGGCTGGCGCGGGACGAACACCGGGCCGATCGCCTTCGACAACGTCTATCTCGAAGCGGACGACATCCTCGGCGACATCCTGACCGGTGGCTTCTCGCACCGCGCGGCCAATACCGCCAACCTGCTAGCGCACTGTGCGGTTTCGGTGGGTTGCGCTCAGGGCCTGTTCGATAAGACGCTCGAGCAGGTGAAGCAGCGCCGACTCTATGGCCGCGAGATGTCCGAATTGCAGCCGGTGTCGTTCTGGCTTGCAGAAGCCCACGGCAAGATCGCTGCGGCGCGCGCGCTGCTTTACGATACGGTCCGCGCCTTCGAGGCTGGGACGATGCAGCCGGCGATGTCGAACGTCTGCAAGACTTTCGTATGCGAGACCGCCTTCGACGTCTGCGTCAAGCTGCTCCAGCTCTGGGGTGGCAGCGGCATCATGGATTCGACCGGGGTCAACCGCTACATGCGCGACGCCCGTGCGCAATGCGTTGCCGAGGGCGCGAGCGAGATGCACTATGCCATCATCGCCAACCAGTTGCTCCACGGGCAGCCCACACTGGTGCCGAGCAATATCGTCAAGAAGGGCTGA
- a CDS encoding SDR family oxidoreductase, with protein MPPEIAGPAVFLASPAASYVTGVCLPVDGGALATG; from the coding sequence ATCCCCCCTGAGATCGCGGGACCCGCCGTTTTTCTGGCTTCCCCGGCGGCAAGTTATGTGACGGGCGTTTGTCTCCCGGTCGACGGTGGTGCCCTGGCGACCGGCTAG
- a CDS encoding SDR family NAD(P)-dependent oxidoreductase, with protein MLEEFRLDGRVAVVTGSARGLGFEIARGMAAAGARVYINGTSDERLEAAARRLQGLGVEVAVACFDVTDETLAARSLDKIACETGRLDILVNNVGVRMREPLEHIGSAELRRMLDVDLVSAFTLAKLAAPVMGKGGYGRIINVSSIAALRGRVGDAAYIIVKGAMNAMTRSLAAEFGPLGITCNALMPGGFLTETNENLKTPEMERMFKTRMPLGRAGNPP; from the coding sequence ATGTTGGAAGAGTTTCGGCTGGACGGCCGGGTTGCAGTGGTAACGGGATCCGCAAGGGGCCTGGGGTTCGAGATCGCGCGAGGAATGGCAGCGGCAGGCGCCCGCGTTTACATAAACGGCACGAGCGACGAACGGCTGGAGGCTGCTGCCAGGCGCCTCCAAGGGCTCGGTGTCGAAGTCGCGGTCGCTTGCTTTGACGTAACCGACGAAACTCTCGCGGCGCGGTCGCTGGACAAGATCGCTTGCGAGACCGGCAGGCTCGATATCCTCGTCAACAATGTCGGCGTGCGCATGCGCGAGCCGTTGGAGCATATCGGGAGCGCAGAACTGCGCCGCATGCTCGATGTAGACCTGGTCTCCGCCTTCACGCTGGCAAAGCTCGCCGCGCCCGTCATGGGCAAGGGCGGCTACGGCAGGATCATCAACGTCAGTTCGATCGCGGCGCTGCGCGGCCGGGTAGGAGACGCAGCCTATATCATCGTCAAAGGTGCGATGAATGCCATGACGCGAAGCCTTGCCGCCGAGTTCGGTCCGCTCGGGATTACCTGCAACGCGCTCATGCCGGGAGGTTTCCTCACCGAGACGAACGAGAACCTGAAGACGCCAGAGATGGAGCGGATGTTCAAGACGAGGATGCCGCTCGGGCGCGCGGGAAATCCCCCCTGA
- a CDS encoding IclR family transcriptional regulator, which yields MSLIGTSSIRGPNSVVKVKHPSERRSMSRSATRALDVLEYFGAERRPLRAIEISKVLGMNPSTANQLLKTMVDSGHLVFDAQCKTYLPSPRLTEFSGWIAQTYGAGGLLRKLIGAIQQQTGLVVTVTTPNDLFMQIIDSAIPEGKTASRGLRVSLLGSAIGSAYLSMLDDAGVSRLANRARVPDTQLKALLEGVARIREDGFADGPSTDGEVWSIAMPLPMSGLRVPTVLGIAGSPEEIRPRCGELVAIMQESVTRLLGGPVCEEPPGGAHAGP from the coding sequence ATGAGCCTCATAGGAACCAGTTCGATCCGGGGACCCAATTCGGTCGTAAAGGTGAAGCACCCCAGCGAAAGGCGGAGCATGTCGCGTTCGGCGACGCGCGCGCTCGACGTGCTGGAGTATTTCGGCGCCGAGCGCCGGCCGCTCAGGGCCATCGAGATCAGCAAAGTGCTGGGCATGAATCCCTCGACGGCCAACCAGCTTCTCAAGACGATGGTGGATTCCGGCCATCTCGTCTTCGACGCACAGTGCAAGACCTATCTGCCATCGCCCAGGCTCACCGAATTCAGCGGCTGGATCGCACAGACCTATGGGGCGGGCGGTCTGCTTCGCAAGCTCATCGGCGCAATCCAGCAGCAGACGGGCCTCGTCGTCACGGTAACCACGCCCAACGACCTCTTCATGCAGATCATCGATTCCGCCATCCCCGAAGGCAAGACGGCCTCCCGGGGCCTGCGCGTCTCATTGCTGGGTTCGGCGATCGGCAGCGCCTATCTCTCGATGCTGGATGACGCTGGCGTTTCCCGCCTTGCCAACCGGGCGCGCGTTCCCGACACCCAGCTGAAGGCCCTGCTCGAAGGGGTGGCCCGGATCCGTGAGGACGGATTTGCCGATGGGCCGAGCACCGACGGGGAGGTCTGGTCGATCGCCATGCCATTGCCCATGTCCGGACTGCGGGTTCCCACGGTCCTGGGCATCGCGGGATCGCCCGAGGAGATTCGGCCTCGATGCGGCGAACTGGTCGCGATCATGCAAGAATCCGTGACGAGGCTGCTGGGCGGCCCGGTCTGCGAGGAACCTCCCGGCGGCGCACACGCAGGCCCCTGA
- a CDS encoding SDR family NAD(P)-dependent oxidoreductase codes for MSNALFGLADKHVLVIGGGQGMGEAAARLLYELGAKVAILDLELERAERVAASLGEGAKAAFPVAADVTDEQSLVAAIALVEREQGPLDGMVSVVGMAGWSPIVDMTAEVWDRDHERNLRYFFIAAREVARGLIKRGAPGTMVAVASVDGIRSARNHAAYGAAKAGLINLVKSMASEWSEHGIRVNCVAPGGIVTPRIPAGDAAREREIMALVPMQRRGSVEDIAKAAAFFLSDLSPYVTGQTLAVDGGATAFGDFSARPLTPL; via the coding sequence ATGAGCAATGCACTCTTCGGCCTGGCCGATAAGCACGTCCTGGTCATCGGTGGCGGCCAGGGAATGGGCGAGGCCGCGGCGCGCCTCCTCTATGAACTCGGTGCCAAGGTAGCCATACTCGATCTCGAACTGGAACGGGCCGAGCGGGTGGCGGCCAGTCTCGGCGAAGGGGCGAAGGCAGCCTTCCCTGTGGCCGCGGACGTGACGGACGAGCAGTCCCTCGTTGCCGCCATTGCTCTTGTCGAGCGCGAGCAAGGTCCGCTTGACGGCATGGTGTCCGTGGTAGGCATGGCAGGGTGGAGCCCGATCGTGGACATGACCGCCGAGGTTTGGGACCGCGACCACGAGCGTAACCTGCGATACTTCTTCATCGCGGCCCGCGAGGTAGCGCGAGGCCTCATCAAACGCGGTGCGCCTGGGACCATGGTCGCCGTCGCATCGGTCGATGGCATTCGCTCTGCTCGTAACCACGCGGCTTACGGCGCCGCGAAGGCCGGCCTCATCAATCTCGTCAAATCGATGGCGTCGGAATGGTCCGAGCACGGCATAAGGGTCAACTGCGTGGCGCCGGGCGGCATCGTCACCCCGCGCATTCCAGCAGGAGACGCCGCGCGCGAGCGCGAGATCATGGCGCTCGTACCGATGCAGCGCCGCGGCAGCGTCGAGGACATCGCGAAAGCGGCCGCCTTCTTCCTCTCCGACCTTTCGCCCTATGTGACGGGGCAGACCCTGGCGGTCGACGGCGGGGCGACGGCGTTCGGGGACTTCAGCGCGAGACCGCTTACTCCGCTTTGA